The following proteins are co-located in the Paenibacillus sp. FSL H8-0079 genome:
- the rnr gene encoding ribonuclease R encodes MITEQQLLDFMRETAYKPMTYQELEQHFAIEDAADFKAFLIMLNTLEESGKVLLTRNNRYGMPERMDLVRGRLQAHAKGFAFLIPEDREHPDVYIHANDMKSAMNGDTVFVKVTSQGPSGGRLEGEIVRIVTRAVTQVVGVFQSHEVYGFVIPDDKRINRDIFIPRTNFAGAVDGQKVVAKIVSYPEGRAAAEGEVIEILGHKDEPGIDILSVIRKHQLPEAFPDEVVEEAEKAPDSITDEEIVQQGRRDLRGLNIVTIDGEDAKDLDDAVNVEKLPNGNYRLGVHIADVGYYVQENSKLDQEAYNRGCSVYLVDRVIPMLPQRLSNGICSLNPQVDRLTLSCEMEFNDQMKVVKHDIFTSVIKTKERMTYSNVRKILEGEEPELLERYKDLVDDFHLMKEIALKLRAMRMRRGAVDFDFEESKIIVDAECKPVDIVKRERSIAEQIIEEFMLAANETVAEHFHWLKVPFIYRVHEDPDQEKLQNFLAFAANFGHQVKGRGNAIHPRALQSLLEDISGTKEQTVISTMMLRSMKQAKYDSEMSGHFGLAAEFYSHFTSPIRRYPDLVIHRVIREVIENKGALPENRQEYLAGRMADIAQQSSERERVAVEAERDTEKMKKAEYMLDKVGEEFEGMISSVTSFGMFIELENTVEGLIRLSALTDDYYHFDDQHMALIGERTSKVFRIGDEVKIRVARVSMEEYTIDFEMVDMKPRGERPGGGFGGGRGGKGGRPASGGGRGGAKGGPGGFSGSRGGKGGSAGAGANRGGRSPEESSKGSRGGRSGAASAGAGAGSSGGYAGKGGGKPKGERRAGEASGSTGRGKGAVSFGFGSGKGGYSSTSGGPDSGSTSGQGSGLNSGSGRGEGSFKSGKGGGKGGKGGSGRKNTSPSGVFIGEAATPGGAQEGGAPRRKRKKNKDSSGNGTAAFVRKKKK; translated from the coding sequence ATGATAACAGAACAACAATTGCTCGACTTCATGCGGGAAACCGCTTATAAACCGATGACTTATCAGGAGTTGGAACAGCACTTCGCGATCGAAGATGCAGCTGATTTCAAAGCCTTTTTGATTATGCTTAATACGCTAGAGGAATCCGGCAAGGTTTTGCTGACCCGTAACAATCGCTATGGCATGCCAGAGCGCATGGATTTGGTACGCGGACGTTTACAAGCTCACGCCAAAGGGTTTGCTTTCCTCATTCCTGAGGATCGGGAGCACCCAGATGTGTACATTCATGCCAATGATATGAAGAGTGCGATGAATGGTGACACGGTATTCGTTAAAGTAACATCGCAAGGACCTTCTGGCGGTCGCTTGGAGGGTGAGATCGTTCGTATTGTTACTCGTGCTGTAACACAGGTTGTTGGTGTGTTCCAAAGTCATGAGGTGTACGGCTTCGTCATTCCGGATGATAAACGGATTAATCGCGATATTTTCATCCCACGTACCAACTTTGCAGGGGCTGTTGATGGACAGAAGGTCGTAGCAAAGATCGTCAGCTACCCAGAGGGTCGTGCTGCAGCTGAAGGTGAAGTGATCGAGATTCTCGGTCATAAGGATGAGCCGGGTATTGATATTTTGTCCGTTATTCGCAAGCATCAGCTGCCTGAAGCTTTCCCGGATGAAGTGGTAGAAGAGGCTGAGAAAGCACCAGACTCCATCACCGATGAAGAGATTGTACAACAGGGTCGCCGTGATCTGCGCGGACTTAACATTGTTACGATTGATGGCGAAGATGCCAAGGATCTGGATGATGCTGTAAATGTAGAGAAGCTGCCTAACGGTAACTATCGTCTGGGTGTTCATATTGCCGATGTTGGCTATTATGTGCAGGAAAATTCCAAGCTGGATCAGGAAGCCTACAACCGTGGATGCAGTGTGTATCTGGTGGACCGGGTTATTCCGATGTTGCCACAGCGTCTGTCCAACGGGATCTGTAGTTTGAACCCGCAGGTAGACCGCTTGACTTTGTCTTGTGAGATGGAGTTTAACGACCAGATGAAGGTTGTGAAACATGACATTTTCACGAGTGTAATCAAAACCAAAGAGCGGATGACGTATTCCAACGTTCGCAAAATCCTTGAAGGTGAAGAGCCGGAATTGCTCGAGCGTTATAAGGATCTGGTGGATGATTTCCATTTGATGAAAGAGATCGCCTTGAAGCTGCGTGCCATGCGTATGCGCCGTGGTGCGGTTGACTTTGACTTTGAAGAATCCAAAATCATTGTGGACGCAGAATGTAAACCGGTAGATATCGTGAAACGGGAGCGTTCTATAGCGGAGCAAATCATTGAGGAGTTCATGTTGGCAGCGAACGAGACAGTGGCAGAGCATTTCCATTGGTTGAAGGTTCCGTTCATTTATCGTGTGCACGAAGACCCGGATCAGGAAAAACTGCAAAATTTCCTCGCCTTTGCGGCGAATTTCGGACACCAAGTCAAAGGACGTGGCAACGCAATTCATCCACGTGCACTGCAATCGTTGCTTGAGGATATTAGCGGTACGAAGGAACAGACCGTGATCAGTACGATGATGCTGCGTTCCATGAAACAGGCGAAGTATGATTCCGAAATGTCAGGTCACTTTGGCCTGGCGGCAGAATTCTATAGTCACTTTACGTCTCCAATTCGTCGTTATCCCGATCTTGTGATTCACCGGGTGATTCGCGAAGTGATCGAGAACAAAGGCGCTTTACCGGAGAACCGTCAGGAGTACCTGGCTGGACGCATGGCCGATATTGCGCAGCAGTCTTCGGAACGTGAGCGTGTTGCGGTAGAAGCTGAACGGGATACAGAGAAGATGAAGAAAGCTGAGTACATGTTAGATAAAGTAGGCGAAGAGTTCGAAGGCATGATCAGCAGTGTGACCAGCTTCGGTATGTTCATTGAACTGGAAAACACGGTTGAAGGTCTGATTCGCTTGAGCGCGCTCACGGACGACTATTACCATTTTGACGATCAGCATATGGCTCTGATTGGTGAACGTACCTCAAAAGTCTTCCGCATCGGTGATGAAGTGAAGATCCGTGTGGCACGTGTAAGCATGGAAGAGTATACGATTGATTTTGAAATGGTGGATATGAAACCTCGCGGTGAACGTCCTGGCGGCGGCTTCGGTGGCGGACGTGGCGGTAAAGGTGGACGCCCAGCAAGCGGGGGCGGACGCGGTGGTGCCAAGGGTGGACCAGGTGGATTCAGTGGTTCGCGTGGCGGCAAAGGCGGCTCAGCTGGTGCTGGAGCCAACCGTGGTGGTAGATCACCGGAAGAGAGCAGCAAAGGTAGCCGTGGCGGTCGTAGTGGAGCTGCGAGTGCAGGTGCGGGCGCAGGCTCATCCGGTGGCTATGCAGGTAAAGGCGGGGGCAAACCAAAAGGCGAGCGTCGTGCTGGTGAAGCTAGCGGATCGACTGGCCGTGGCAAAGGCGCGGTAAGCTTTGGTTTTGGTTCAGGTAAAGGCGGTTATAGCTCTACATCGGGTGGACCGGATAGTGGTTCAACGAGTGGACAAGGAAGTGGCCTGAACAGCGGCAGCGGTCGCGGTGAGGGAAGCTTCAAGTCCGGCAAGGGCGGCGGTAAAGGTGGCAAAGGCGGAAGTGGACGCAAGAACACTTCACCGAGCGGCGTATTTATCGGAGAAGCAGCAACACCTGGTGGCGCTCAGGAAGGCGGAGCACCACGTCGTAAGCGGAAGAAGAATAAAGATTCTTCTGGCAACGGCACAGCGGCTTTTGTACGTAAAAAGAAAAAATAA
- a CDS encoding mechanosensitive ion channel domain-containing protein, producing MDFIRNQLEGMGMSEPSIGYLSNIIMVIFIAVISVVANFIAKKIVLKTINHIVNNNRYKWGNIIVEKKLFHKLSHLVPALIIYYSAYIFPPYQALIEKAAMTYMIVIMITVLNALLNVFDDIYRSYEVSKIRPIKSYIQVAKIFLFIIGGIIVISNMIGQNPLIILSGLGALSAVLMLVFKDSILGLVAGVQLSSNDMVRVGDWIEMPKYNADGDVIDITLNTVKVMNFDKTITMIPSYALISDSFRNWRGMQVSGGRRIKRSVYIDISSIRFCTEEMVAEFEKIHYLNDYISAKLKEIQAYNMEHEVNTESNVNGRQLTNVGVFREYIHQYLRNHPKINKDMTMIVRQLAPEDRGLPLEIYAFSNDINWGVYENVQADIFDHIFAVAQTFGLRAFQNPTGHDIVQLKEDKQFAREY from the coding sequence ATGGACTTTATTAGAAATCAACTAGAGGGAATGGGCATGAGTGAGCCATCCATTGGATATCTTTCGAATATAATTATGGTTATTTTTATAGCGGTGATCTCGGTGGTGGCGAATTTTATAGCCAAAAAGATTGTGCTGAAGACGATTAACCACATCGTTAACAACAATCGGTACAAGTGGGGCAACATCATTGTGGAGAAAAAATTATTCCATAAGCTGTCGCATCTCGTGCCGGCGCTTATCATCTATTATTCTGCTTATATTTTTCCACCCTATCAGGCCCTGATTGAAAAGGCTGCGATGACTTACATGATCGTTATCATGATTACGGTACTCAACGCACTACTGAATGTGTTTGATGATATCTATCGTTCCTATGAAGTCTCCAAGATTCGACCAATTAAGAGTTACATTCAGGTCGCTAAAATCTTCCTGTTCATTATAGGTGGGATTATCGTCATCTCGAACATGATCGGACAGAATCCGTTGATCATTCTAAGTGGACTTGGTGCGTTGTCGGCCGTATTGATGCTGGTTTTCAAGGATTCCATATTGGGTCTGGTGGCGGGCGTCCAACTATCCTCGAATGATATGGTGCGCGTAGGCGACTGGATTGAAATGCCCAAATATAATGCAGACGGCGACGTCATCGATATTACATTGAACACGGTAAAAGTGATGAATTTTGATAAAACGATTACGATGATTCCAAGTTACGCCCTTATTTCGGACTCGTTCCGGAACTGGAGAGGCATGCAGGTCTCTGGTGGCAGACGGATTAAGCGAAGTGTCTATATCGATATCAGCAGTATTCGTTTTTGTACCGAGGAAATGGTCGCGGAATTTGAGAAGATTCATTATTTGAACGATTATATCTCAGCCAAATTGAAGGAAATTCAAGCATACAACATGGAGCACGAGGTGAATACGGAAAGCAATGTGAATGGAAGACAGCTCACCAATGTGGGAGTATTCCGAGAATATATCCATCAGTATTTGAGAAATCATCCGAAAATCAATAAAGATATGACGATGATTGTGAGACAACTAGCACCGGAAGATCGCGGACTACCCCTTGAAATCTACGCATTCAGCAATGATATTAACTGGGGTGTGTATGAGAATGTGCAAGCAGATATCTTTGACCACATTTTTGCGGTTGCGCAAACCTTTGGGCTGCGTGCATTCCAGAATCCAACCGGGCATGATATTGTGCAACTGAAAGAGGATAAACAATTTGCACGAGAGTATTAG
- the tpiA gene encoding triose-phosphate isomerase — translation MRTPIIAGNWKMFKTVSESNDFIQEVKGKAEVEGVETVICAPFTNLPSLVEAVKGTNIKIGAQNLHFEDNGAFTGEISGVMLKDLGVDYVIIGHSERRQYFAETDETVNKKLHAAFRHGLTPIFCLGETLEEREANQTKDVCKVQTVAAFEGLSAEQAAQVVIAYEPIWAIGTGKSSTSQDANEVIAYIRTLVKDLYNETVANAVRIQYGGSVKPENVTEYLGQSDIDGALVGGASLQPASFIALVEGAK, via the coding sequence ATGAGAACACCGATTATCGCAGGTAACTGGAAAATGTTTAAAACGGTTTCCGAATCCAATGACTTCATTCAGGAAGTTAAAGGAAAAGCGGAAGTTGAAGGCGTAGAGACTGTAATCTGCGCACCGTTTACAAATCTGCCATCCCTGGTAGAAGCCGTTAAAGGCACAAACATCAAAATTGGTGCACAAAATCTTCACTTTGAAGACAATGGTGCATTCACAGGTGAAATCAGCGGCGTAATGCTGAAAGACCTTGGTGTGGATTACGTTATTATTGGTCACTCGGAGCGCCGTCAATATTTTGCGGAAACCGATGAGACTGTCAATAAAAAGTTGCATGCAGCATTCCGTCACGGATTGACTCCAATCTTCTGTCTTGGTGAGACGCTCGAAGAGCGCGAAGCGAACCAAACAAAAGACGTATGCAAAGTACAAACGGTGGCTGCTTTTGAAGGTCTGTCCGCAGAGCAAGCTGCACAAGTCGTTATCGCTTATGAGCCAATCTGGGCGATTGGTACAGGCAAATCCTCCACTTCCCAAGATGCGAATGAAGTTATTGCTTACATCCGTACGCTGGTGAAGGATCTGTACAACGAGACGGTTGCGAATGCAGTTCGTATTCAATACGGCGGCAGTGTTAAACCAGAGAACGTAACAGAATACCTCGGACAAAGCGACATCGACGGCGCACTTGTTGGCGGTGCCAGCTTGCAGCCGGCTTCGTTCATCGCGCTTGTTGAGGGGGCGAAGTAA
- the secG gene encoding preprotein translocase subunit SecG, translated as MDIALKLLLVVFSIGLITVVLLQHGKSAGLAGAISGGAEHLFGKTKARGLDLFLQRATVVLGAGFMILSIVVTVVSK; from the coding sequence ATGGATATTGCTTTGAAATTGCTGCTCGTTGTCTTCTCGATCGGTCTAATCACTGTAGTATTGCTGCAGCACGGGAAAAGCGCTGGTTTGGCGGGTGCCATCTCCGGTGGTGCGGAACATCTTTTCGGTAAAACGAAAGCGCGCGGATTGGATCTCTTCCTGCAACGTGCAACGGTGGTACTGGGTGCAGGATTTATGATTTTGTCTATTGTTGTTACGGTTGTTTCCAAGTAA
- a CDS encoding AraC family transcriptional regulator, whose product MDWEAHIERWSRTAVRLLDIRHYRAEHGTVPDHYVAHTNFFLITTHGEARVSISGKAYQTRSSYILHGGADAELSIVPLGQDFACYLILYTAECASLEDRESFQVTYGFAPYAVLPVQEKCKAMNRLWQEPTPIDKLQAQSVFLPLVYEIMQQQIQTSAKKESGRPNIVTEAIHYIHDHYSEPITAEELAKRYHCSASYLSRLFKNQIGLGPIEYLIHVRVHRSKQYLLKSEARIQEIASNVGYADVYYFSRLFKKHTGLSPLQFRAEHRQKIQVQYNPLRGLESSIVTLNSGSHNENETYYQRIGEGDTSMFRFSRPAFGAMMLLCTSLLLSACQTSSTPGAAASQPASSDTNTAVTTDSAAAETRMYKHLKGETEIPVNPQRIVSFYHMGEMMALGVKPVGTTTFILNNPLISDTSGISDVGVPPDAEKILSLEPDLIVTTAAFAEAVEGGYDALSQIAPTIVVEQYNDPIKDVEMFGDILGKQEEARLWNEKFKAKITEYKEKISPYVGVDETFSILNVRPDALFVYGDTNMGGNIIYKYLGLKPTAKVETDVIKGETWEISSEVIPDFIGDRLFLAVNDGAEDKLKDVQKLIEQSPAGKANKVYNIDFDEFLLSDPISVEQQLDIIVDILVGNNE is encoded by the coding sequence ATGGATTGGGAAGCGCATATCGAACGGTGGAGCCGAACTGCCGTTAGATTGCTGGATATTCGGCATTATCGTGCGGAGCATGGAACGGTTCCTGATCACTATGTGGCGCATACGAACTTTTTCTTGATCACTACTCATGGAGAGGCTAGGGTGAGCATATCGGGCAAGGCCTACCAGACCCGTTCATCTTACATATTACATGGGGGAGCAGATGCTGAGCTGAGTATTGTGCCGCTGGGTCAGGACTTTGCCTGCTATCTAATTTTATATACAGCGGAGTGTGCATCCCTGGAAGATCGGGAGAGCTTCCAGGTGACGTATGGGTTTGCTCCGTATGCAGTGCTCCCTGTTCAGGAAAAGTGTAAAGCCATGAACCGTCTGTGGCAAGAGCCCACTCCTATAGACAAGCTACAGGCGCAGTCGGTCTTTCTTCCATTGGTGTACGAGATCATGCAGCAACAGATCCAGACATCGGCCAAAAAGGAAAGTGGCAGGCCCAACATCGTCACTGAGGCAATCCACTATATTCACGATCACTATAGCGAGCCGATTACAGCCGAGGAACTAGCCAAGAGATACCATTGCAGCGCCAGCTATTTATCCCGTTTGTTCAAAAACCAGATTGGACTAGGACCCATTGAATATCTCATTCATGTGCGCGTTCACAGATCAAAGCAGTACCTTCTAAAGTCCGAGGCCCGTATCCAGGAAATTGCGAGCAACGTAGGTTATGCAGATGTGTATTATTTCAGTCGCTTGTTCAAAAAGCATACCGGCTTATCGCCACTTCAGTTTCGTGCGGAACATCGGCAAAAGATTCAGGTTCAGTATAATCCATTGCGCGGGTTAGAATCGTCTATTGTAACCCTTAACTCCGGTTCTCATAATGAGAATGAGACTTATTATCAACGGATTGGGGAAGGGGACACATCTATGTTTAGATTTTCACGACCAGCCTTTGGAGCGATGATGTTATTATGTACATCCTTGCTTCTAAGTGCATGCCAGACAAGCAGTACTCCAGGAGCAGCGGCTTCCCAGCCAGCTTCATCAGATACGAATACTGCTGTAACTACAGATAGCGCAGCTGCGGAAACGCGGATGTATAAACATTTGAAAGGCGAAACCGAGATCCCTGTGAATCCACAGCGAATCGTCAGCTTCTATCACATGGGTGAGATGATGGCGCTTGGGGTGAAGCCGGTTGGCACAACGACATTTATTTTAAATAATCCACTCATAAGTGATACTTCCGGTATTTCAGATGTGGGTGTTCCGCCAGATGCCGAGAAAATTCTGTCACTGGAGCCAGATCTGATCGTGACAACGGCAGCATTTGCGGAGGCTGTGGAAGGCGGATATGATGCACTGAGTCAGATCGCTCCAACCATTGTTGTCGAGCAGTACAACGACCCGATTAAAGATGTGGAGATGTTTGGTGATATTCTTGGGAAGCAAGAAGAAGCGCGGTTATGGAACGAGAAATTCAAGGCCAAAATCACGGAGTACAAAGAGAAAATTAGCCCTTATGTAGGTGTCGATGAGACGTTCTCCATACTAAACGTGCGTCCAGATGCACTTTTTGTATACGGGGATACCAATATGGGAGGCAATATCATCTACAAGTATCTCGGGTTGAAGCCAACCGCCAAGGTAGAGACAGACGTGATCAAAGGTGAGACGTGGGAAATTTCTTCTGAGGTGATTCCCGACTTTATTGGTGACCGGTTATTCCTTGCTGTGAATGACGGGGCGGAGGATAAACTCAAGGATGTACAGAAACTGATTGAACAATCGCCAGCAGGGAAAGCGAATAAGGTCTACAATATTGATTTTGACGAGTTTCTGCTCAGTGACCCCATTTCGGTAGAGCAACAGCTGGACATCATTGTTGATATACTGGTCGGAAATAACGAATAG
- the gpmI gene encoding 2,3-bisphosphoglycerate-independent phosphoglycerate mutase, with amino-acid sequence MTAPKPVALIIMDGFGLRNTVEGNAVAQAKKPNYDRFMSQFPHTTLTACGEAVGLPEGQMGNSEVGHLNIGAGRIVYQDLTRISKSIRDGEFYDNETLVKAVREAKQSGKKLHLYGLLSDGGVHSHIDHLFAMLDLAKKEGMNDVYIHAFMDGRDVMPDSGKDFMQKLIAKIEEVGVGKIATVQGRYYAMDRDKRWERVEKSYRAIVYGDGPKYTDPLKAVEESYEKSVFDEFVEPTVIVKADGEPVGLVESGDSVIFLNFRPDRAIQLSQVFTNQDFRGFDRGPKFPVGLHFVCLTLFSETVEGYVAYSPKNLDNTLGEVLVQNNKKQLRIAETEKYPHVTFFFSGGRDVELPGETRVLINSPKVATYDLQPEMSAYEVADACVREIEADKHDAIILNFANPDMVGHSGMLEPTIKAVEVTDECMGRVVDAVLAKGGVVLITADHGNADMVFDERGRPFTAHTTNPVPFIVTDANVTLREGAILADIAPTILDLMQLPKPAEMTGTSVIATRK; translated from the coding sequence ATGACAGCTCCAAAACCTGTAGCACTGATCATCATGGATGGCTTTGGTCTGCGTAACACGGTGGAAGGCAATGCGGTAGCGCAAGCCAAGAAACCGAACTACGACCGTTTCATGAGCCAATTCCCACATACAACACTCACTGCTTGCGGTGAAGCTGTAGGTTTGCCAGAAGGGCAAATGGGAAATTCCGAGGTAGGTCACCTGAACATTGGTGCCGGCCGGATCGTATACCAGGATTTGACCCGTATCTCCAAATCCATTCGTGACGGCGAGTTCTACGACAATGAAACACTTGTCAAAGCTGTTCGCGAAGCGAAACAAAGCGGCAAAAAGCTTCATCTCTACGGCTTGTTGTCCGATGGCGGCGTACATAGTCACATCGACCACCTGTTTGCTATGCTGGATCTCGCCAAAAAAGAAGGAATGAATGATGTATATATTCATGCTTTCATGGATGGCCGTGATGTTATGCCAGACAGTGGTAAAGACTTCATGCAGAAACTGATCGCTAAGATTGAAGAAGTCGGTGTAGGTAAAATCGCAACGGTTCAAGGTCGCTATTACGCGATGGACCGTGACAAACGTTGGGAACGGGTTGAGAAATCATACCGCGCCATCGTTTATGGAGATGGACCGAAATACACTGACCCACTCAAAGCGGTTGAAGAATCGTATGAGAAATCCGTATTTGATGAATTCGTTGAACCAACGGTTATTGTCAAAGCGGATGGTGAGCCGGTAGGTTTGGTAGAGAGCGGCGATTCCGTTATCTTCCTCAACTTCCGTCCTGACCGTGCGATCCAGTTGTCGCAAGTATTCACGAACCAGGATTTCCGCGGTTTCGATCGTGGACCGAAGTTCCCTGTGGGCTTGCACTTTGTTTGCTTGACTTTGTTCAGCGAGACAGTTGAAGGTTATGTGGCTTATTCGCCGAAGAACCTCGACAACACGCTGGGTGAAGTTCTGGTACAAAACAATAAAAAACAACTGCGTATTGCAGAAACGGAGAAATACCCGCACGTTACCTTCTTCTTCAGCGGCGGTCGTGATGTGGAGCTTCCGGGCGAAACTCGCGTACTGATCAACTCACCAAAAGTTGCAACGTATGACCTGCAACCGGAGATGAGCGCGTATGAAGTGGCTGATGCATGTGTTCGCGAGATCGAAGCAGACAAACATGACGCCATCATTCTGAACTTTGCTAACCCTGATATGGTTGGACACTCCGGCATGCTGGAACCTACCATCAAAGCGGTTGAAGTAACAGACGAGTGCATGGGCCGTGTTGTGGATGCAGTACTTGCCAAAGGCGGCGTTGTACTGATCACGGCGGATCATGGTAACGCGGATATGGTGTTCGATGAGCGAGGACGTCCGTTCACAGCTCATACAACGAACCCAGTTCCATTTATCGTTACCGATGCAAATGTAACCCTGCGTGAAGGTGCAATCCTGGCGGATATCGCGCCAACGATCCTTGACCTGATGCAATTGCCTAAACCGGCTGAAATGACAGGTACATCCGTCATCGCTACCCGCAAATAA
- the smpB gene encoding SsrA-binding protein SmpB, which translates to MGKNDGQSKVLAQNKKASHDYFIEDTYEAGMVLTGTEIKSLRNGRANIGDAFATIRNGEIHIHNMHISPFEQGNRNNPLDPTRTRKLLMHKVQIHKLLGLSKQDGYSIVPLKIYIRNGYAKLLLGLGKGKKQFDKRETAAKRDAQRDIQRAMREKQKVAR; encoded by the coding sequence ATGGGCAAGAATGATGGACAGAGTAAAGTGCTCGCACAGAATAAAAAGGCTTCCCATGACTACTTCATTGAAGATACTTATGAAGCGGGCATGGTGCTTACCGGAACGGAGATCAAATCTCTTCGTAACGGCCGTGCGAATATTGGTGATGCATTTGCCACGATTCGGAACGGTGAGATTCATATTCACAATATGCATATTAGTCCTTTTGAACAAGGAAACCGAAATAATCCACTTGATCCAACACGTACGCGCAAGTTGTTGATGCATAAAGTGCAAATTCACAAGCTGCTCGGGCTGTCAAAACAGGACGGATACAGCATTGTGCCGCTGAAGATCTATATCCGCAACGGTTATGCGAAGCTGCTGCTCGGACTGGGTAAAGGTAAGAAACAGTTCGACAAACGCGAGACTGCAGCCAAGCGGGATGCACAACGTGATATTCAACGGGCAATGCGCGAGAAACAGAAGGTTGCACGTTAA
- the eno gene encoding phosphopyruvate hydratase, giving the protein MTIISDVYAREVLDSRGNPTVEVEVYLESGAIGRAIVPSGASTGAHEAVELRDGDKSRYLGKGVLQAVKNVNETIAPEVIGMDALDQLGIDKLMIALDGTPNKAKLGANAILAVSMAVARAAADALDLPLYVYLGGFNAKALPVPMMNIINGGEHADNNIDVQEFMVLPVGAPSFKEALRVGAEIFHNLKSVLSSKGLNTAVGDEGGFAPNLGSNEEAITTIIEAIEKAGYKPGVDVFLGMDVASTEFYKDGKYTLAGEGKSYTSAEYVDLLASWVEKYPIITIEDGMSEDDWDGWKLLTEKLGDKVQLVGDDLFVTNTERLGKGIDQGIGNSILIKVNQIGTLTETFDAIEMAKRAGYTAVISHRSGESEDSTIADIAVATNAGQIKTGAPSRTDRIAKYNQLLRIEDQLGELAQYNGLKGFYNLKK; this is encoded by the coding sequence ATGACTATTATTTCTGACGTGTACGCTCGCGAAGTCCTCGACTCCCGCGGTAACCCTACAGTAGAAGTTGAAGTATACCTGGAGTCCGGCGCAATCGGACGCGCAATCGTTCCATCCGGTGCATCCACTGGTGCCCACGAAGCAGTTGAGCTTCGCGATGGCGACAAATCCCGTTACCTCGGTAAAGGCGTTCTGCAAGCTGTTAAAAACGTAAACGAAACAATTGCTCCAGAAGTTATCGGTATGGACGCATTGGATCAACTGGGTATCGACAAATTGATGATCGCTTTGGATGGTACGCCAAACAAAGCTAAATTGGGTGCTAACGCAATCCTGGCTGTATCCATGGCAGTAGCTCGCGCAGCTGCTGACGCTCTGGACCTGCCATTGTACGTTTACCTGGGCGGATTCAACGCTAAAGCACTGCCAGTTCCAATGATGAACATCATCAACGGTGGTGAGCATGCTGACAACAACATCGACGTTCAAGAGTTCATGGTTCTTCCAGTTGGAGCACCAAGCTTCAAAGAAGCTCTTCGTGTAGGTGCGGAAATCTTCCACAACCTGAAATCCGTATTGAGCTCCAAAGGCTTGAACACAGCTGTAGGTGACGAAGGTGGTTTTGCACCGAACCTTGGTTCGAACGAAGAAGCAATCACTACAATCATCGAAGCTATTGAAAAAGCAGGTTACAAACCAGGCGTTGACGTATTCCTGGGTATGGACGTTGCTTCCACTGAGTTCTACAAAGATGGTAAGTACACACTTGCTGGCGAAGGTAAATCTTACACTTCCGCTGAGTATGTTGACCTTCTGGCTTCATGGGTTGAGAAATACCCAATCATCACAATCGAAGACGGTATGTCCGAAGATGACTGGGATGGTTGGAAATTGCTCACAGAAAAACTGGGAGACAAAGTACAACTCGTTGGTGACGACTTGTTCGTAACGAACACTGAGCGTCTGGGTAAAGGTATCGACCAAGGTATCGGTAACTCCATCCTGATCAAAGTTAACCAAATCGGTACATTGACTGAAACATTCGATGCAATCGAAATGGCTAAACGTGCAGGATACACAGCTGTAATCTCCCACCGTTCCGGTGAGTCCGAAGACAGCACAATCGCTGACATCGCTGTTGCAACTAACGCTGGTCAAATCAAAACGGGTGCTCCTTCCCGTACAGACCGTATTGCGAAATACAACCAATTGCTTCGCATTGAAGATCAACTGGGTGAATTGGCTCAATACAATGGTCTTAAAGGATTCTACAACCTTAAAAAATAA